The genomic DNA GGCCGTCATGTTGTTCTCGCTGCGGTTCATACTCGGAATCGCGCAGGCCGGAGCTTATCCCGCCGCAGGCGGACTGATCGGACGTTGGTTCCCGCTCTCGCATCGAGCCGCCGCGGTCTCGCTCGTTACCTCGGGCGGAAGAGTCGGCGGCATCATCACTCCGCTGTTGACGTCGTATCTGATCGCACAGGCCGGCATGCCGTGGCGGCAGGTGATGGTGCTCTACGGCGCGATCGGGATCGCGATCGGCCTCTGGTATTGGCTCGCGGCCCGCAACGAGCCGGAAGATCATCCGCGCTGCAATCTCGCTGAGCAAGAGCTGATCTCGTTCGGGCGGGTAGCGATCGACCCGAACGCCGTAAAGAAGCCGGTTCGTGCGCCGATCTATGAGTTGCTCGCGAGTCGTTCGATCTGGTGCATGGCGATCTCGCAGTTCGGCACGAACCTCGGCTGGGCTTTCATCATCACCGTCATGCCGACTTATCTGAAGGAAGCCAAAGGGGCCGGAGATCTTGCCGGCGGCTGGATGGGAAGCATGATCTGGGCGGCAGGCGCGCTGGGAATGATTCTCGGCGGACCTCTGACCGATCGGATGACGCGCCGCTTCGGCATGCGCTGGGGACGGATGGGAACGATGATCGTCACGCGCTTCATCTCGGCCGGAGGCTTTCTCATCGCCGATCAAATGGAGGGCCCTTGGGCCACGGCCGTGGCATTGGGGGCTGTGATGTTCTTCTGCGATCTCGGGATTCCCGCCGCTTGGGCTTTTGCGCAAGACGTCGGCGGGCGAAGCGTCGGCGCGGTGCTCGGTTGGAGTAATATGGTCGGCAATCTCGGCGCCGCGGCGACCCCTTACATCTATGACTGGTTCAACTACATGTTCGAGTCGCCGAAGTCGATGGAAGGAACTTTGTATGCAGGCATGGTCGGATTTCTCGTGGCCGGGGTTTCAGCATTAGGGATCGATGCCTCGAAGCCGCTCGTGCCGGAAGAGAGCGATGTTCCGAAAGAACTCCCGAAAGACGACGCTTAACGTTCGCACGACCGTCGCATGGCGGAGCGATCGTCCGTGAACGAACCCAGCGAACGGAAACTCGACCCGGCCGTGGTTGCCGCGCTCTTCGTGGAGCATGCGGAAGAGTTGCGGCGTTTTTTGGTCGGCATCTTGCGCGATCCCAACACGGCCGCCGATGCGCTGCAAGCGACCTTCTCCAAGGCGCTCGAGCGCGGACACATGGCGCGCGAGGAGACGCAAAAAGGTTGGCTCTTCCGGGTGGCGTACAACGAGGCGATCGTCATCAAGCGGCGTCAAGCGGTGGAAGCGCGCGCCGTGAACACGCTCGGCGCCGGCGGCGAACGGGTGTCGCCGTTGCCCGAGGCTTCGTTATCGCTCCAAGAAGAAGTGCGGCGCGTGCAAGCGGCACTGGAGACCTTGCCCGCGGAACAACGGCAGGTCGTGCGGCTGCGGATCTACGAGGAGAAGAAATTCGCCGAGATCGCCGCAGAGTTGAACGTGCCGCTCGGGACCGTGTTGACCCGAATGCAAGCGGCGCTGAAGAAGTTGCGGAAAGCGCTGGAGGGCTAACGCTTACGTTGTCGTGCAACGAGCCGCACGCTATTTCTTCTTGGCGGGCACGACGACGAGCAGCGCTTCTTCCACTGAAGCATTCGCAACGGCCGCGATCTTCGCCACGGCGGTGCGACGAAGCGGCGGCTCGGGTTTGCTTGGCTCCGATTTAATGGGCTCGGGCTTCTTCGCGTCGGGCTTAAGCGGCGCAGGCTTCTCCGTGCCGACTACTTTAACGAAGCCCTCGAACGTTTTCGTCGGGGTGAGTTTCAGCGTGACCTTCTTCGCTGATTCCCCTTTCGCCGTCGAGACGGCTGCGACGTCGCCGAACTCGGCGGGCACGCCTTCGAGTCGGATCTCGATGTCCGAAGTCATTTCGCCCGACCGTTCGACGACGATCGGTATTTCGAGCGGCGTGCCGACTTGGGCAAACAGTTCGGCGGCGGCCAGCGAGAGGCTGAAATCCGGTTTCACCGTCCGCACGTCGAGCAGGTAGACGAACCGTTCGCCGCCGGCGCCGAACAAGTCTTCGACGATCAACCGAATCTCGCCATCGGCCGGAACATAGTAGAGCGCATCGACGTCGGATTCTCCGCGCTTGTTGTCGTCGGAGCGCAGGAGTTGCGTCCCGTCGGTGGATTCGATGCGCAACAAAGGATCGACGGGAAAGCCCAACGCCTGACTCATGACTCGAATGTGCAGGCTTTGCCCCTTCACGACCTTCAGCGCATAGACATCGCGATCGTTCGGTCGATCGATGCGCCCGGCGACGACGATCGGGGCCGTGATCGACTGCGGGCTGGTCGTGCCGGAAGAATCTTGCTCGACGCCGAGCGGCACGTCGACCGCTAGAAGTTCCGCGCGGCCGGGCTCCGGAAGCGGAGGAGCAACGATGGTCGAATCGGTAACCTTGATCGGGGGAACGGTGAAAGTTATCTCGCCGCCGAGATTCCAGCCATGCAGTTTGACGTCGCTTGCCGCGCCGATGCGCACGACAGGCGGAAACGCGAAGTCGACGTAAGGACCTGTCGTCAGCGTGAGCCGATAGACGGCCGCAGGGTCGCCTGCGTAGCGAATCGAAGAATTCGGCACGCTCACGAAAGCGAAGAGGCGCACGAAGTAATCGGCGTCTTGCGGAGCCGTGAAGACGATGCGCGGGTCGAGGCCGAACTCGTCGTGGTTTTGCGCGAGGACGAAGCCCGAGGCTGATACGATTTGCAGCACCGCATCGATCGGCGCACCGAGCGTTCGATTCGCTTCGAGCGCCGCGACCAGCGTCATTCCTTTCTTCAGCGGCAGGCGGAACGTATCGACGTCGCCGGCTTTTTCCCCTTTGACGAGGACGCCGTTGACGACCTTCGAGCCGGCATCGAGCTTGACCGCTTGCGTGAGTTCGTCGTTCGGCTCCGACTCGGAGACCTCGGCCCGCGTGCCGATCACGAAGGGACGCGCAGCGGTTACCCCTTCCTCGTTGATGAATCGAACCCAGCGCGTGCCGGGCGTTGCCGTGGCCTCGACGACGACGGAATATTTTCCTTCCGTCTTCGTCGGCTCGAAGCGAACGCCGGTGCCGGTCACATCGGCCCGCACCGGCCAGGGTTGGAGCGTGCCGGTGGCGGTGAGCTCGATCGTGCGGCCTTGTTGCGCTCCGGCGGGAAAGATGGCTTTCACGTCCGGCGCCGCGGCGTGCAGGCGTGCGACAGCGAGGTTATGGCAACAAACCGCGAAAAGCATCGCGAGAAACGCCGGATTCGTCGCACGGAACATCAAACGAACAGTTCCTTGATCGGCGTCGGATCGCTGACGAGATGCGTCGGGCGGCCTTGCGGCGTGTAATAGATCTTGTCGGGATCGATCCCGAGCTTGCGATACAAGGTCGACGCGAAATTCTCGGGAGACAAGACACGCTCGACCGCGGCATAGCCGTTGCGATCGGTCGCGCCGACGACGGTGCCGGCCGGCGTGCCGCAACCGGCGAACATCACGCTCATGGCGTTGGCCCAATGGTCGCGGCCCGCTGCTTTCTGGCCGCTGATGTTCGAGATCTTCGGAGTCCGCCCGAATTCGCCGAGCATGACGACGAGCGTCGTATCGAGGAGTCCGCGTCGGTCGAGATCGCTGATGAGCGCGGCGACGGAGCTTTCGAAGCGAGGCACGTCTTTGCGGAACGAGTCGAAGATGCCGACGTGATGATCCCAGCCGCCGTTGTAGAGCGTGACCCAGGGAACTCCGGCCTCGACGAGCCGACGGGCAAGCAAGCAGCGTTGGCCGAAGGGAGTGCGACCGTAACCGTCGCGAACTTTTTCCGCCTCGCCTTGAATGTTGAACGCGCGCTGCGCTTCGAGCGAGGCGATGAGGTCGTAGCCTTGTTGGTAGTTCGTGTCGACGGCGGCGACGGGATCGCCTGCGGCTTGCTCAGCGAAACGCGGCAGCTTGTCGACGAGGGCGCGCAAATCGCGCCGGCCGAGAAAGCGGTCGTCGGTCAATCCGGCCGGCAAGGCGACGTCGCGCACGCGAAAGCTCTCGCCGTTCGGATCGTCGGCGACGACGAACGGCGCATACTTGGCGCCGAGAAAGTTGGGGCCGCCGGAGCGCGAGACGGAGGGAATCGAGAAGTAAGCGGGGAGCCCGCGCGGAGCGGTCCGCTCGTAGGCGGTCGCCGCGCCGAAGCTCGGATGAAAGCTGACGAACGCACCGCAACCGACCGGGATGCGCGGCGGTGCGCCGGTCATCATGTAGTGGTTGCCCGCGCCGTGGTTCCCTTGGTTGTGACAGATCGAGCGAACGATGCAGAGCTTATCGCTGATCTTGGCGAGCTCGCGCATGTTTTCCGAAAAGAAAATGCCGGGCGTGCGGGTCGCGATCGCACCGAACTCGCCGCGGATTTCGCTCGGGGCGTCGGGCTTCGGGTCGAACGTCTCGAAGTGCGAAGGGCCGCCGTCGAGCCAGATCATGATGCACGACGTCGGGCGACGGGCCGGCTTCGAGACGACGACCTGCGGCACGTTCGTCGCGGGGAGCGAAGTTTCGCCGGCTTGGCTCGACAACCGTAGCAGATCGACGAAACTTCCGCCTGCCAAAGACGCGATGCCGAGTTGCAGGCAGTCGCGGCGGCGGAATCCTTCGCAATTTCGGTGAGTCGTCATGCCTCGCCTCCGGCTTAGTTCTTAAAAGTAAATTCGGGCGTGTTCAGCAAGGCCCACAGCAAGTCTTCGGCGATCTCGCGATGCTTCGCGCGATCGGCCGGGAACAGCTTCGTCGCGGCCAAGCGCTCCTCGGCCGTGGGGAAACGAGAATAGGTCGACAGATACAACTCGTCGACGAGCTCCTCCGGCGACTTCGAGGCTTTCACCAACGCGGCGAGTCGGCCTTGGTCGTCGATCACTTTCTTGTGCAACGCGGGAGCGTTCATCAGGTGCAGCGATTGCACCATCGTCGAGTCCGAGGTGCGCTCGCAGGGTGGGTCTTGGTTCGGGTCGGGCCGGCCGAAGGAATCTAGAAACAAGTTCTCGACGCGATGGGTCCAGATCTCGACGGCCCGCGAGTTCGGCGGCATCGCGGAGAAGTTTTCGCGCATGCCCGTCACGTCGCATACAGCATCGAGCAGCGTCTCGGCGCGCAGCCGTTGACGATAATGGCGCGAGTAGTTTTTCTGGTCCCAGGCGTTGCGGGGATTGGGAAGCGACGAGAGTTCGTAGGCGTGCGAGTTGAGAATCACTCGGAGGAACTGCTTCTGGTCGAACTTCAGGCGGCGAAACTCGCGACCGAGCGCGGCGAGCAACTCCGGATTGGTCGGCGGATTCGTGGCCCGCAGGTCGTCGACGGGATCGACGATGCCGCGTCCCATGAGATCGGCCCAGATGCGATTCACGGCGACTTGTTCGAAGAATCGATTTTCCGGTGCGACGACCCAGCGAGCAAACGCCGCACGGGGATCTTCGTCGCCGACGATCGGCGCTGTGCCGGTCAAAGGTTTCGGCGTGACGTCGAGGCCCGTCAGCGGATGCGCGATCGAGCCCTTCAGTGCCGTGATGACGAACTCTTCGCCGCCGGAGATCGGCGGTGAAAGGCCGAGCCCCTTGTAGCCGACGCGGGTAAAGTAGGCGGCGGTGCCGTAGAAATCGTCTTGGCCCCAGACCTCGAACGGATGATGGTGGCAACGGGCGCAATCGAGCCGAACGCCGAGAAACAATTGGCAGGCGATCGTCGTTACTTCGGCCGGCTCGCGACGGTCGCGGAAGAGGACCGTGGCGCCGTTGCGAAACGTGCTGCCGCGGGCCGTGAGCAGTTCGTAGACGAAACGGTCGTACGGCTTGTTGACGCGGAACGCATCGCGAATCCAAGCATCGAACGCGAATGTTGCTTTGACGCCGACGCGATAGGGGTTCGGCCGGAGCAGATCGACCCATTTGTTGGCCCAATGATCGCCGTATTCAGGACGCTCAAGCAAAGCGTCGACGAGGCGGGCCCGTTTGTCCGTGGCTTTGTCGGCGAGGAACGTGCGGACTTCGGCCGAGGTCGGCAGCCGGCCGATGACGTCGAGCGAGGCGCGGCGCAGAAACGCGGCGTCGTCGCAACCGGCCGACGGGATAATGCCGAGAGTTTCGAGACGTTTCCAAACCAACTCGTCGATGAAGTTGCGACGCGGGAGCGCGGCATACGATTGCTTGTCGACCGCGCCGGCGAGCGGCACGGCGACGTTGAACACGGCGATATGGTTCATGTAGCGCGCCATGATCGCGGTCTCGCCCGGTAGCGCTCCGGCGACGACCGATCCGGCGGCGTCGATCGCGGCGACGGCGGCATCGTTCGATTGGTAGGCGGTACGGTCGGTAACGTCGCGCTGAGAGCCGTCGCTGTAGCGCGCCGTGACGCGCAGCTGCTCGCGCGCCTTGGCGGGCAAGATCCGTTCGCGCGGTGCGACGTCGATGCCGACGAGCGTCGGATCGGTCGGGCCCGAGCGCGGCAAGCCCTGCGCGATCCAGCGGCGGATCGTTTCGAAGTTCTTGCTGTCGGACGGGACGCGCACGCCGCCGCCGTGAGGGACTTGGCCGGCCGCTTTGCGAAGCAGCAGGCTTTGCTCCGGCGCACTCGGGTTCACGCGCCGACCGCGGGCATGCTTGACGATCGAGTTGTAATCGAACTCGGCGTCGAAGCCGAGCAACGAAAGCTGAAAGCCGTTTTGACCGCGAGCCTTGCCGTGGCAGGGGCCGGTCGTGCAACCGGTCGACGTGAGAATCGGCATGATGTCGAGTTCGAACGTCAGTGCCGGCGGCGAGGTGGACAACTCGGACGGGAGCACTGCCCGGGCCGTGGAAACACCGCTCAGCGAAGCGGCGGCAAGCACTAGCAAAAGCGATGCAACGGCTCTCACGGCCGGCGAAGCCGCGCGGAGCTTAAGATGGATCGAAAGTAGTCGATCGATCGAGTGCATCGAGGTCCGATCGAAGGCGGGGGAGGGCGGGCGGGAACGGCAAGGCGGGGAGTGCATTCATTGTATCGACACGCGAGGCGTCTGACCAACTCATTTGCCGCACGGAATGGGTAGGAATTCGGCTGCGGCGGGTAAGTAGCGGCGGAAAACAAAACGACCGGCTTATCCCCCAGGCGGGAATAAGCCGGTCGATGGAAATTGCCTAGGCGTCGGGGCCGTCGCTGTTACTTCGACGGGACGACGGACGGGGCCTGCAGAACGCGGCTGCGAGGGGCCGGAGCCGGCGTTGGAGCCTCTTCCGGAGCGATCGCAGGAGCAGTGATCGGCGGAGCGACGGCCGGGGCATCGGCCGGAACCGGAGCGTCGACGACCCATTTGCGGCAGGTTTCCGAAATCGTGCGCGGCACGACTTTGCAGACCGGCACTTGGATCGTCTTCTCGACCTGGTAAGGAACCATGACCGTGTACTTCTCGATCTTGTCTTCCGTCACGTCGCGGTAGCGCGTGACTTGGAACGTGCGCGTCTTCTGTTCCGGAACGCATTGCACGTAGGGAACGTCTTTCTCGATGCGGGTCGCAACGGTTTCGCAAACTTGAACCTGGCGAACGCGCGTTTCCGGCTTGCAGACCGTGACGGCGTATTCATAAGGCTTAGCGACGATTTGCTGCTTCATCACCGTTTGCGTCACTTGTTGCTGCACGATCTTGGGAACCCAGATGCGAACGCAACGGGTAACCATCGGCGGCGGGCAAGCGGCGCATCCGCCGCAAGGCTGAGCGCAGCCGCGATAGCCGTAGCCGTAACCACGGCCGTAGCCGGAGTAGGTCGGGCAAGGAACCTGGACCATGCGCGTTTCCCAGCAACCACGGTCGACGCAGATCGTCGCGGTTTGCGTGACGGGAACGCATTGCAATTGATGTTGCACCCCTTGGCGACGTTCGACGTGCGGCACCATCACAGTGTACGACTGATCGACCGTCTTCATGACAGGCTTGTAGACGACTTCGGAGACCCGCTTCATCTGGGTCTGCTGCACCATGACGGTGTAGGCTTCGGTGACGGTTTCTTGATACGGGACGCGACGGCAAACCTTGTAGGCGCGATCGCGGGCTTCCGGCCGGCATTCCGTGACGAGGATCTTGCGCGTTTCGGTGCTGAGTTCACGGACGTAGACGGTGCGTTGCACGACGACGTCTTCGTAGTGGCCGCAGACGGTCGCACAGGAAGCGAGTACGGCAGGAGCCGCACAAGCCGGAGGTGCGCACTGCGGTGCGTTGCGGCGGCGGAAAATTCCGGCCTCGGCCGAACTTGCCGCGGCACTGACGACCAGGGTCATTGCCAACCCTAGCCAACGGTAGTTACTCACGAGATGCTCCTTTATTTCGCTGTCGCCGCGAGGCGTGCCCACGGTAAACCGCATGGGCCATCGACGCGCTGGGCTTTTGAAAAACGACTCAGCTATCGCACGAATATAACCATTAAAACGGTTAAGGAAATGGGGAGGTTTGGAAAAACTGTAGCGATTGCGTCGATTTGATTGTCGACCGTCGTATGCTTCCAGAGGGGTAAGCAGCACGGTTAAACGCCGACTTGCCGCTTCCAGCCGCTCCGGAATGCCGCTAAAGAGCGGCTTTTCCCCTGCCTGCGAATGCCGCGCGGTTAAGAATCGCGGCGTAAGACGCTCTCGGCGAGCCGGTGCAGCACGTCCCGTTGTGGGCCCGGCGGAAGGGAGGTCAGGTCGTTTTGGGCCGCGGAGGCGTAGCGCTGGGCCGCGAGACGGGCATAGGCGAGGCCGTCGCTTTCTTGCAGCCAAGGCTCAAGCAATGCCCGACGATTCCCGGCCGCCGTGAGCAGCTGCTTTTCAAGAATTTCGCGGCGCTCGGGACTGAGTTTGCTTAACAGACGGATCAACGGCAGCGTCGGCTTGAGTTGTTCGAGGTCGGTGCCGAGCGATTTGCCGGTGAGCGCTTCGTCTCCTTCGAGGTCGAGCAAGTCGTCGACGATTTGAAACGCGATGCCGAGGTTGCGGCCGTAATGTGACAGGGCTTCCTCTTGCTCGGCCGTGGCGGCTGCGAAATGCGCCCC from Planctomycetia bacterium includes the following:
- a CDS encoding DUF1501 domain-containing protein, which gives rise to MTTHRNCEGFRRRDCLQLGIASLAGGSFVDLLRLSSQAGETSLPATNVPQVVVSKPARRPTSCIMIWLDGGPSHFETFDPKPDAPSEIRGEFGAIATRTPGIFFSENMRELAKISDKLCIVRSICHNQGNHGAGNHYMMTGAPPRIPVGCGAFVSFHPSFGAATAYERTAPRGLPAYFSIPSVSRSGGPNFLGAKYAPFVVADDPNGESFRVRDVALPAGLTDDRFLGRRDLRALVDKLPRFAEQAAGDPVAAVDTNYQQGYDLIASLEAQRAFNIQGEAEKVRDGYGRTPFGQRCLLARRLVEAGVPWVTLYNGGWDHHVGIFDSFRKDVPRFESSVAALISDLDRRGLLDTTLVVMLGEFGRTPKISNISGQKAAGRDHWANAMSVMFAGCGTPAGTVVGATDRNGYAAVERVLSPENFASTLYRKLGIDPDKIYYTPQGRPTHLVSDPTPIKELFV
- a CDS encoding MFS transporter — encoded protein: MSQTIDTAMRPSRIRFGVLSATTAASVILYVHRAFVAEILKFPQVRADLHLTDADVTWILSAFFWSYALLQVPCGWLADRFGRRIALAIEIVLWSLVTAMSGFATTAVMLFSLRFILGIAQAGAYPAAGGLIGRWFPLSHRAAAVSLVTSGGRVGGIITPLLTSYLIAQAGMPWRQVMVLYGAIGIAIGLWYWLAARNEPEDHPRCNLAEQELISFGRVAIDPNAVKKPVRAPIYELLASRSIWCMAISQFGTNLGWAFIITVMPTYLKEAKGAGDLAGGWMGSMIWAAGALGMILGGPLTDRMTRRFGMRWGRMGTMIVTRFISAGGFLIADQMEGPWATAVALGAVMFFCDLGIPAAWAFAQDVGGRSVGAVLGWSNMVGNLGAAATPYIYDWFNYMFESPKSMEGTLYAGMVGFLVAGVSALGIDASKPLVPEESDVPKELPKDDA
- a CDS encoding PPC domain-containing protein, which encodes MFRATNPAFLAMLFAVCCHNLAVARLHAAAPDVKAIFPAGAQQGRTIELTATGTLQPWPVRADVTGTGVRFEPTKTEGKYSVVVEATATPGTRWVRFINEEGVTAARPFVIGTRAEVSESEPNDELTQAVKLDAGSKVVNGVLVKGEKAGDVDTFRLPLKKGMTLVAALEANRTLGAPIDAVLQIVSASGFVLAQNHDEFGLDPRIVFTAPQDADYFVRLFAFVSVPNSSIRYAGDPAAVYRLTLTTGPYVDFAFPPVVRIGAASDVKLHGWNLGGEITFTVPPIKVTDSTIVAPPLPEPGRAELLAVDVPLGVEQDSSGTTSPQSITAPIVVAGRIDRPNDRDVYALKVVKGQSLHIRVMSQALGFPVDPLLRIESTDGTQLLRSDDNKRGESDVDALYYVPADGEIRLIVEDLFGAGGERFVYLLDVRTVKPDFSLSLAAAELFAQVGTPLEIPIVVERSGEMTSDIEIRLEGVPAEFGDVAAVSTAKGESAKKVTLKLTPTKTFEGFVKVVGTEKPAPLKPDAKKPEPIKSEPSKPEPPLRRTAVAKIAAVANASVEEALLVVVPAKKK
- a CDS encoding RNA polymerase sigma factor, which codes for MNEPSERKLDPAVVAALFVEHAEELRRFLVGILRDPNTAADALQATFSKALERGHMAREETQKGWLFRVAYNEAIVIKRRQAVEARAVNTLGAGGERVSPLPEASLSLQEEVRRVQAALETLPAEQRQVVRLRIYEEKKFAEIAAELNVPLGTVLTRMQAALKKLRKALEG
- a CDS encoding DUF1549 and DUF1553 domain-containing protein — its product is MHSIDRLLSIHLKLRAASPAVRAVASLLLVLAAASLSGVSTARAVLPSELSTSPPALTFELDIMPILTSTGCTTGPCHGKARGQNGFQLSLLGFDAEFDYNSIVKHARGRRVNPSAPEQSLLLRKAAGQVPHGGGVRVPSDSKNFETIRRWIAQGLPRSGPTDPTLVGIDVAPRERILPAKAREQLRVTARYSDGSQRDVTDRTAYQSNDAAVAAIDAAGSVVAGALPGETAIMARYMNHIAVFNVAVPLAGAVDKQSYAALPRRNFIDELVWKRLETLGIIPSAGCDDAAFLRRASLDVIGRLPTSAEVRTFLADKATDKRARLVDALLERPEYGDHWANKWVDLLRPNPYRVGVKATFAFDAWIRDAFRVNKPYDRFVYELLTARGSTFRNGATVLFRDRREPAEVTTIACQLFLGVRLDCARCHHHPFEVWGQDDFYGTAAYFTRVGYKGLGLSPPISGGEEFVITALKGSIAHPLTGLDVTPKPLTGTAPIVGDEDPRAAFARWVVAPENRFFEQVAVNRIWADLMGRGIVDPVDDLRATNPPTNPELLAALGREFRRLKFDQKQFLRVILNSHAYELSSLPNPRNAWDQKNYSRHYRQRLRAETLLDAVCDVTGMRENFSAMPPNSRAVEIWTHRVENLFLDSFGRPDPNQDPPCERTSDSTMVQSLHLMNAPALHKKVIDDQGRLAALVKASKSPEELVDELYLSTYSRFPTAEERLAATKLFPADRAKHREIAEDLLWALLNTPEFTFKN